A genomic region of Bradyrhizobium sp. ORS 278 contains the following coding sequences:
- a CDS encoding exodeoxyribonuclease VII small subunit: MADNTVADVKKLSFERAIEELESIVKRLEDGKVPLEESVTIYERGEALKRRCEELLRQAEARVEKITTDASGRATGTAPLDVQ; the protein is encoded by the coding sequence ATGGCGGACAACACCGTAGCCGACGTCAAGAAACTGTCGTTCGAGCGTGCGATCGAGGAATTGGAGTCGATCGTGAAGCGGCTCGAGGACGGCAAGGTGCCGCTCGAGGAATCGGTGACGATCTACGAGCGTGGCGAGGCGCTGAAGCGGCGCTGCGAGGAGCTGCTGCGTCAGGCCGAGGCCCGGGTCGAGAAAATCACCACGGATGCCAGCGGCCGGGCGACCGGCACGGCGCCGCTCGACGTCCAGTAG
- a CDS encoding histone deacetylase family protein: MSTLYLSHEACLDHATPSGHPERADRLRAVEEALTEERFALLDRDEAPEADIELPLLCHNEHYVTELRQMAPTSGIIYLDGDTSMSPGTWEAVMRGVGGAVAATESVMSGKHRNAFVAVRPPGHHAEIAKPMGFCFFDNVAIAARYAQRTFGIERAAIIDFDVHHGNGTQDIFWADKSVMYCSTHQMPLFPGTGARSERGEHDTIVNAPLASEDGSLEFRSAFENLILPQLTKFSPELVIISAGFDAHYRDPLASLNLRAEDFGWVTRKLMELADKTAGGRVVSVLEGGYDLQGLKESVSAHVAALTGA, translated from the coding sequence ATGTCGACGCTGTATCTCTCTCATGAAGCCTGCCTCGATCACGCCACCCCGTCCGGACATCCCGAGCGCGCCGACCGGCTGCGTGCCGTCGAGGAGGCGCTGACCGAGGAGCGCTTTGCCCTGCTCGATCGCGACGAGGCGCCGGAGGCCGACATCGAGCTGCCCCTGCTCTGCCACAACGAGCATTACGTCACCGAGCTGCGCCAGATGGCTCCGACTTCAGGCATCATCTATCTCGACGGCGACACCTCGATGTCTCCGGGCACCTGGGAAGCGGTCATGCGCGGCGTCGGCGGCGCGGTGGCGGCCACCGAGTCCGTGATGTCCGGCAAGCACAGGAACGCCTTCGTTGCCGTGCGCCCGCCCGGGCATCACGCCGAGATCGCCAAGCCGATGGGGTTCTGCTTCTTCGACAATGTTGCGATCGCCGCGCGCTACGCCCAGCGCACCTTCGGGATCGAGCGCGCCGCGATCATTGATTTCGACGTCCACCACGGCAACGGCACCCAGGATATCTTCTGGGCCGACAAGAGCGTGATGTACTGCTCGACCCACCAGATGCCGCTGTTCCCGGGCACCGGGGCGCGCAGCGAGCGTGGCGAGCACGACACCATCGTCAACGCGCCGCTCGCCTCCGAGGATGGCAGCCTGGAGTTCCGCTCGGCCTTCGAGAATCTGATCCTGCCGCAACTGACCAAGTTCAGCCCGGAGCTCGTGATCATCTCGGCCGGCTTCGACGCCCACTACCGCGACCCGCTGGCATCGCTGAACCTGCGCGCCGAAGACTTCGGCTGGGTCACGCGCAAACTGATGGAGCTTGCCGACAAGACCGCGGGCGGGCGTGTCGTCTCGGTGCTGGAAGGCGGCTATGATCTTCAGGGCCTTAAGGAATCCGTCTCGGCCCATGTCGCGGCGCTGACCGGGGCGTAA
- the bla gene encoding subclass B3 metallo-beta-lactamase produces the protein MKRMLLLAATLAWTAGPAAAQSLPDFMKQVIATWNTPTEPFKVIDNIYYVGTNGLASYLITTPQGHILIDTVMPESTALIETSIGKLGFKVADIKYVINTHAHIDHTGGLAQIKQETGAQMVAGAKDVPLLEGGFYPGREEERYLNFPPVKVDRAVREGDTVTLGGVTLTAHETPGHSPGCTSWTTEVKDGDATRSVIFFCSATVALNQLVGRPTYPGIVDDYKKTYAWAKTVHPDVLLAPHPEMYGMADKRAKIADGAPNPFVKPGEFNAYLDKLEAQFNEGLAKQTAALQSGK, from the coding sequence ATGAAAAGAATGTTGTTGCTCGCCGCCACGCTGGCTTGGACGGCCGGTCCCGCTGCAGCGCAATCGCTGCCGGACTTCATGAAGCAGGTGATCGCCACCTGGAACACGCCCACCGAGCCGTTCAAGGTGATCGACAACATCTATTACGTCGGCACCAACGGCCTGGCGTCCTACCTGATCACCACGCCGCAGGGCCACATCCTGATCGACACGGTGATGCCGGAATCGACAGCGCTGATCGAGACCAGCATCGGCAAGCTCGGCTTCAAGGTCGCCGACATCAAATACGTTATCAACACCCACGCTCATATCGATCACACCGGGGGACTCGCGCAGATCAAGCAGGAGACCGGCGCGCAGATGGTGGCCGGCGCCAAGGACGTGCCGCTGCTCGAAGGCGGCTTCTATCCGGGCCGCGAGGAGGAACGCTATCTGAATTTCCCGCCGGTCAAGGTCGACCGCGCCGTGCGCGAGGGCGACACAGTCACGCTCGGCGGCGTCACCCTGACCGCGCATGAGACGCCCGGTCATTCGCCGGGCTGCACCAGCTGGACCACCGAGGTGAAGGACGGCGACGCGACGCGCAGCGTGATCTTTTTCTGCAGTGCCACCGTGGCGCTGAATCAGCTCGTGGGCCGGCCGACCTATCCGGGCATCGTCGACGACTACAAGAAGACCTATGCATGGGCGAAGACGGTGCATCCCGACGTGCTGCTGGCGCCGCATCCGGAGATGTATGGCATGGCCGACAAGCGCGCCAAGATCGCCGACGGCGCGCCGAACCCGTTCGTGAAGCCGGGCGAGTTCAACGCCTATCTCGACAAGCTCGAGGCGCAGTTCAACGAAGGGCTCGCCAAGCAGACCGCCGCGCTGCAGTCCGGCAAGTAG
- a CDS encoding bifunctional UDP-sugar hydrolase/5'-nucleotidase, whose translation MSRFHRVAVACLFAAFVAASLAALPVHAEDEPVSLRILAINDFHGNLKPPSAGIRVADPNDPTKSTPVPAGGAAQMASLVKLLSDGQPNTIFVAAGDLIGASPFLSAMFHDEPTIESMSQMGLALSAVGNHEFDEGKDELLRMQNGGCHPTDGCRGPHPFTGAKFHYLAASTYLKGTDKTVFPPYEIRTFEDIPVAFIGLTLKGTAGIISPASSAGLEFRNEAESINALIPELKAKGVQAIVVMIHEGGWPSGGMNECPGLSGPIVDIVKDLDSAVDIVISGHTHQAYVCTIDKRLVSSADKFGTLVTAIDVKLDRTTRDVISTSATNIVVDATLPKDPTQTALIDAYEKLAAPLANRPAGNITQVLSRLPNAAGESVLGDVIADAQLAATSPADKGGAVIAMTNPGGIRTDLARRDDGAVTFADVFASQPFRNQLMTISLTGADIRAALEQQWADPARPRILQISRGFSYAFDAKQPAGARIDAASMTLNGKPIDAAAPYRVTVNNYLALGGDGFTAFKNGRDPVVGPYDDEALFAYLKSNSPLAPPPRDRISNKAP comes from the coding sequence ATGAGCCGTTTCCATCGCGTCGCCGTCGCCTGTCTCTTCGCCGCTTTCGTGGCCGCGAGTCTGGCCGCCCTGCCCGTTCATGCCGAGGACGAGCCGGTGTCGTTGCGCATTCTCGCCATCAACGATTTCCACGGCAATCTGAAGCCGCCAAGCGCCGGCATTCGCGTCGCCGATCCGAACGATCCGACCAAGAGCACGCCGGTGCCGGCGGGCGGAGCAGCGCAGATGGCGAGCCTCGTCAAGCTCTTGTCCGACGGGCAGCCGAACACGATCTTCGTCGCCGCCGGCGACCTCATCGGCGCAAGCCCATTTCTGTCGGCGATGTTCCATGACGAGCCGACGATCGAATCGATGTCGCAGATGGGGCTTGCGCTGTCGGCTGTCGGCAATCACGAGTTCGACGAGGGCAAGGACGAGCTGTTGCGGATGCAGAATGGCGGCTGCCATCCGACCGATGGCTGCCGCGGGCCGCACCCCTTCACCGGCGCCAAATTCCACTATCTCGCCGCCTCCACCTATCTGAAGGGCACCGACAAGACGGTGTTTCCGCCTTACGAAATCCGCACCTTCGAGGACATCCCGGTCGCCTTCATCGGGCTGACGCTGAAGGGGACCGCCGGCATCATTTCGCCGGCGAGCTCGGCGGGCCTCGAATTCCGCAACGAGGCGGAGAGCATCAACGCGCTGATCCCCGAATTGAAGGCCAAGGGGGTGCAGGCGATCGTGGTGATGATCCACGAAGGCGGCTGGCCTTCGGGCGGCATGAACGAATGCCCCGGGCTATCCGGTCCGATCGTCGACATCGTCAAGGATCTCGATAGCGCCGTCGATATCGTCATTTCCGGCCACACGCACCAGGCCTATGTCTGCACCATCGACAAGCGGCTCGTCTCCTCGGCCGACAAGTTCGGCACGCTCGTCACCGCGATCGACGTCAAGCTCGACCGCACGACGCGCGACGTGATCAGCACCAGCGCCACCAACATCGTCGTCGACGCCACGCTGCCGAAGGATCCGACGCAGACCGCGCTGATCGACGCCTACGAGAAGCTCGCCGCGCCGCTCGCGAACCGGCCCGCGGGCAACATCACGCAGGTGCTGTCGCGGCTGCCGAATGCGGCCGGCGAAAGCGTGCTCGGCGATGTCATCGCCGACGCCCAGCTCGCGGCGACATCGCCGGCGGACAAGGGCGGCGCCGTCATCGCGATGACAAATCCCGGCGGCATCCGCACCGATCTCGCCCGGCGCGACGACGGCGCGGTCACCTTCGCCGATGTGTTTGCGAGCCAGCCGTTCCGCAACCAGCTGATGACGATCAGCCTGACGGGGGCCGACATCAGGGCCGCGCTGGAGCAGCAGTGGGCCGATCCGGCGCGGCCACGAATCCTGCAAATCTCGCGCGGCTTCTCCTATGCGTTCGACGCGAAGCAGCCGGCCGGCGCGCGCATCGATGCCGCATCGATGACGCTGAATGGCAAGCCGATCGACGCGGCGGCGCCGTACCGCGTCACGGTCAACAACTATCTCGCGCTCGGCGGAGACGGCTTCACGGCGTTCAAGAACGGCCGGGATCCGGTTGTCGGTCCTTATGATGACGAGGCGCTGTTCGCCTATCTCAAATCCAACAGCCCGCTCGCCCCGCCGCCCCGCGACCGCATTTCAAACAAGGCCCCTTGA
- a CDS encoding TlyA family RNA methyltransferase, which yields MSPPRKRADILLVERGLFESRARAQAAIEAGLVFANDKQVAKASETIPIDAVVQAEPAHPWVSRGGVKLAAALERYGIEVEDHVCLDVGASTGGFTEALLANGAALVFAVDVGRDQLHPSLRDHPKIVSMEQTDIRSYEGKRLPQRPDIVVIDCSFISLKAVLPVALTLAASPMSLLALIKPQFEAKGAHGKGGIIKDAAVHRAVCDDIAAFAASLGCSDIEIFPSSIKGGDGNAEFFLGARRHG from the coding sequence ATGTCCCCTCCCCGCAAACGCGCTGATATCCTCCTGGTCGAACGTGGCCTGTTCGAGAGCCGGGCGCGGGCGCAGGCGGCGATCGAGGCGGGGCTGGTGTTCGCCAATGACAAGCAGGTGGCGAAGGCCTCCGAGACCATTCCCATCGATGCCGTCGTCCAGGCCGAGCCGGCGCATCCCTGGGTGTCGCGCGGCGGGGTCAAGCTGGCGGCGGCGCTGGAGCGTTACGGCATCGAGGTCGAGGACCATGTCTGTCTCGACGTCGGCGCCTCCACCGGCGGCTTCACCGAGGCGCTGCTGGCGAACGGCGCGGCGCTGGTGTTCGCGGTCGATGTCGGCCGCGATCAGCTGCATCCGTCGCTGCGCGATCACCCGAAGATCGTCTCGATGGAGCAGACCGACATCCGCAGCTATGAGGGCAAGCGGCTGCCGCAGCGGCCTGATATCGTCGTCATCGATTGCAGCTTCATTTCGCTGAAGGCCGTGCTGCCGGTGGCGCTGACCTTGGCGGCGTCGCCCATGAGCCTGCTGGCGCTGATCAAGCCGCAATTCGAAGCCAAGGGCGCGCACGGCAAGGGCGGCATCATCAAGGATGCGGCCGTCCACCGGGCGGTGTGCGACGACATCGCCGCATTTGCAGCCTCGCTCGGCTGTAGTGACATCGAGATCTTCCCGTCATCCATCAAGGGCGGCGACGGCAACGCCGAATTCTTTCTGGGAGCCCGCCGCCATGGTTGA
- a CDS encoding class I SAM-dependent RNA methyltransferase has translation MVERLVIDHVGHRGDGVSLSSGEALYVPYTLAGETVEAAAIPGHPDRRKLLAVEAPSPERITPFCPHFGVCGGCAIQHWSPEPYRQWKRNIVVETLRAAKVDCEVAPLIDAHGAGRRRATFHARMGTHDILRVGFSAANSHEIVPIDRCPILDPALDGALEAAWALAEALKPTGKPLDIQATATSNGIDVDIRGSGPLPPPRIAALSLVAEKHRLARLTRHGELVLMRNPPVMTMGTAQVTLPPGSFLQATAQGEETLAQLVLDRVGKAKQVADLFCGVGPFALRLASRGRVIAMDTDAGSIAALQKAAGTPSLKPIKAEARDLFRRPLMPPELRDIDAVVFDPPRQGAQAQAKQLAASKVPVIVAVSCNVTTFARDVRMLIDGGYKLETVVPVDQFRHTPHVELVARLVR, from the coding sequence ATGGTTGAGCGTCTCGTCATCGACCATGTCGGCCATCGCGGCGACGGCGTATCGCTGTCCTCGGGCGAGGCACTGTACGTGCCGTATACGCTGGCTGGCGAGACCGTCGAGGCCGCGGCCATTCCCGGCCATCCCGACCGCCGCAAGCTGCTCGCGGTAGAGGCACCGAGCCCGGAGCGCATCACGCCGTTCTGCCCGCATTTCGGCGTGTGCGGCGGCTGCGCCATCCAGCACTGGTCGCCGGAGCCTTATCGGCAGTGGAAGCGCAACATCGTCGTCGAGACGCTGCGCGCCGCAAAGGTCGATTGCGAGGTGGCGCCGCTGATCGACGCCCACGGCGCCGGCCGCCGCCGCGCGACGTTCCACGCGCGGATGGGCACGCACGATATTCTCAGGGTCGGCTTCTCGGCCGCGAACAGCCACGAGATCGTCCCGATCGACCGCTGCCCGATCCTCGATCCCGCGCTCGATGGCGCGCTGGAAGCTGCGTGGGCGCTGGCGGAGGCGTTGAAGCCGACCGGCAAGCCGCTCGACATCCAGGCCACCGCGACCAGCAACGGTATCGACGTCGACATCCGCGGCTCGGGCCCGCTGCCGCCGCCGCGCATCGCGGCGCTCTCGCTGGTCGCCGAGAAGCACCGGCTGGCACGGCTGACGCGGCATGGCGAGTTGGTGCTGATGCGTAATCCGCCCGTCATGACGATGGGCACGGCGCAGGTGACGCTGCCGCCCGGCTCGTTCCTGCAGGCGACCGCGCAGGGCGAGGAGACACTGGCGCAGCTGGTGCTGGATCGCGTCGGCAAGGCGAAGCAGGTCGCCGACCTGTTCTGCGGCGTCGGCCCGTTCGCGCTGCGGCTGGCGTCGCGCGGGCGCGTCATCGCGATGGACACTGACGCCGGCTCGATCGCAGCGCTGCAGAAGGCGGCGGGGACGCCTAGCCTGAAGCCGATCAAAGCCGAGGCCCGCGACCTGTTCCGCCGCCCCCTAATGCCGCCGGAGCTGCGCGACATCGACGCCGTCGTGTTCGACCCGCCGCGCCAGGGCGCCCAGGCACAAGCGAAGCAGCTCGCCGCGAGCAAGGTGCCGGTGATCGTCGCGGTGTCGTGCAACGTCACGACTTTCGCCCGCGATGTGCGCATGCTGATCGACGGCGGCTACAAGCTCGAGACCGTGGTGCCCGTCGACCAGTTCCGCCACACGCCGCATGTGGAACTGGTCGCGAGATTGGTACGGTGA
- a CDS encoding nucleoside 2-deoxyribosyltransferase yields the protein MKIYLAGPDVFLPDAVEIGRRKAAICDRHGLIGLYPLDNTVDLAASDASRQIFHGNEAMMDGADAIIANLTPFRGPGADAGTVYELGYMAGTGKLCLGYCNDPTVYAERARRFTALSEQDDRLVDAEGLTVEDFGLPDNLMMIHALELHGASLVLPRERPADVWHDLAAFEECVRLAAERLGAR from the coding sequence ATGAAGATCTATCTGGCAGGTCCCGACGTGTTCCTGCCGGACGCCGTTGAGATCGGCCGGCGGAAGGCCGCGATCTGCGATCGCCACGGCTTGATCGGCCTCTATCCCCTCGACAATACCGTAGATCTCGCCGCCTCCGACGCCTCGCGCCAGATCTTCCATGGCAACGAGGCGATGATGGATGGCGCAGATGCCATCATCGCCAATCTCACGCCGTTCCGCGGGCCCGGCGCCGATGCGGGCACGGTCTATGAGCTCGGCTACATGGCCGGCACGGGCAAGCTGTGCCTCGGCTATTGCAATGATCCCACGGTCTATGCCGAGCGCGCCCGGCGCTTCACCGCGCTCAGCGAGCAGGACGACCGCCTGGTCGATGCCGAGGGGCTAACGGTCGAGGATTTCGGCCTGCCCGACAATCTGATGATGATCCACGCACTCGAGCTGCATGGCGCATCGCTGGTGCTGCCGCGGGAGCGGCCGGCGGACGTGTGGCATGATCTGGCGGCATTCGAGGAATGCGTAAGGCTCGCGGCGGAGCGGCTGGGCGCGAGATAG
- a CDS encoding DUF1194 domain-containing protein gives MRWWISIGVACVAGALAGGDVASVVAAPRAQPAQLSEKEASVDVELILAVDVSYSMDLDELAIQREGYAQALSSREFLQALKNGVHGRIAVTYFEWAAASDQKIIIPWRVIDGPESADAVAAEIMKTPIRRASRTSISGAIYFAMPLFDENPYRGLRKVIDISGDGPNNNGPSPVTMARDEAVNKGITINGLPIMVKEPSYSTMDIENLDLYYKDCVTGGRGSFVVTIKSREEFKEAIRTKLLMEVAGRQPPPSIVPVADDGNKEPRVSCLIGEKIWQDRWGR, from the coding sequence ATGCGCTGGTGGATCTCGATCGGGGTGGCGTGCGTGGCGGGCGCTTTGGCGGGCGGCGATGTCGCCAGCGTCGTGGCGGCGCCCAGGGCTCAGCCGGCGCAGCTGAGTGAAAAGGAGGCGTCCGTCGATGTCGAGCTCATCCTTGCCGTCGACGTCTCCTACTCGATGGACCTGGACGAGCTCGCCATCCAGCGCGAGGGCTATGCCCAGGCGCTCAGCTCGCGGGAGTTCCTGCAGGCGCTGAAGAATGGCGTACACGGCCGCATCGCGGTGACCTATTTCGAATGGGCCGCGGCGAGCGATCAGAAGATCATCATTCCCTGGCGCGTCATCGATGGACCGGAGAGCGCCGACGCGGTCGCCGCCGAGATTATGAAGACGCCGATCCGCCGCGCCTCGCGCACCTCGATCTCCGGCGCGATCTATTTCGCGATGCCGCTGTTCGACGAGAATCCCTATCGCGGGCTGCGCAAGGTGATCGACATCTCCGGCGACGGTCCCAACAACAACGGTCCCTCTCCGGTGACGATGGCCCGCGACGAAGCCGTCAACAAGGGGATCACGATCAACGGCCTGCCGATCATGGTCAAGGAGCCGTCCTACTCGACCATGGATATTGAGAACCTCGACCTCTACTACAAGGATTGCGTCACCGGCGGCCGCGGTTCGTTCGTGGTCACGATCAAGAGCCGCGAAGAGTTCAAGGAGGCGATCCGCACCAAGCTCCTGATGGAGGTCGCCGGACGCCAGCCGCCGCCCAGCATCGTTCCGGTGGCCGATGACGGCAACAAGGAGCCGCGGGTGTCCTGCCTGATCGGCGAGAAGATCTGGCAGGATCGGTGGGGACGGTAA
- the dxs gene encoding 1-deoxy-D-xylulose-5-phosphate synthase: MTTFSKTPLLDTIKTPEDLRRLKVEQVRQVADELRQETIDAVSVTGGHFGAGLGVVELTTAIHYVFDTPRDRLIWDVGHQAYPHKILTGRRDRIRTLRTGGGLSGFTKRAESDYDPFGAAHSSTSISAGLGMAVARDLSGGKNNVIAVIGDGAMSAGMAYEAMNNAGAMNSRLIVILNDNDMSIAPPVGAMSAYLSRLYSGKTYRTLRDAAKQLGQHLPKVIANRASRVEEYSRGFMMDGGTLFEELGFYYVGPIDGHNLDHLLPVLKNVRDMETGPILVHVVTQKGKGYSPAEAAADKYHAVAKFDIATGTQAKAKPNAPAYQNVFGQSLVKEAEKDEKIVGITAAMPSGTGIDIFAKAFPKRTFDVGIAEQHAVTFAAGLAAEGYKPFCAIYSTFLQRGYDQIVHDVCIQSLPVRFAIDRAGLVGADGATHAGSFDNAYLGCLPNMVIMAASDEAELVHMVATQVAIDDRPSSVRYPRGEGRGVEMPEVGVALPIGKGRMIRQGKQVALLSFGTRLAECEKAADELAAHGLSASIADARFMKPLDEELVLKLARDHEILITIEEGSIGGFGSHVMQYLADQGMLDGGLKMRSMVLPDEFQDHDTPAAMYARAGLDAKGIVRKVFEVLGKDYAAEAVKLA; this comes from the coding sequence GTGACCACATTTAGTAAGACGCCGCTTCTCGACACCATCAAGACTCCGGAAGATCTGCGCCGGCTGAAGGTCGAGCAGGTCCGGCAGGTCGCTGACGAATTGCGCCAGGAGACGATCGACGCGGTTTCGGTGACCGGCGGTCATTTCGGTGCAGGGCTCGGCGTCGTCGAGCTCACCACGGCCATCCACTATGTGTTCGACACGCCGCGCGACCGTCTGATCTGGGACGTCGGCCATCAGGCCTACCCGCACAAGATCCTGACCGGGCGCCGCGACCGCATCCGCACGCTGCGCACCGGCGGCGGCCTCTCCGGTTTCACCAAGCGCGCCGAGAGCGATTACGATCCGTTCGGCGCCGCGCACTCCTCGACCTCGATCTCCGCCGGCCTGGGCATGGCGGTGGCCCGCGATCTCTCGGGCGGCAAGAACAACGTGATCGCCGTGATCGGCGACGGCGCGATGTCCGCCGGCATGGCCTATGAGGCCATGAACAACGCCGGCGCGATGAACTCCCGCCTGATCGTGATCCTCAACGACAACGACATGTCGATCGCCCCGCCGGTCGGCGCGATGTCGGCCTATCTGTCGCGGCTCTACTCGGGCAAGACCTACCGCACCCTGCGCGATGCGGCGAAGCAGCTCGGCCAGCATCTGCCGAAGGTGATCGCCAACCGCGCCAGCCGCGTCGAGGAATATTCCCGCGGCTTCATGATGGACGGCGGCACGCTGTTCGAGGAGCTCGGCTTCTATTATGTCGGCCCGATCGACGGCCACAACCTCGATCACCTGCTGCCCGTGCTGAAGAACGTCCGCGACATGGAGACCGGCCCGATCCTGGTCCACGTCGTGACCCAGAAGGGCAAGGGCTATTCGCCGGCGGAAGCCGCGGCCGACAAATATCACGCGGTCGCCAAGTTCGACATCGCCACCGGCACCCAGGCCAAGGCCAAGCCGAACGCGCCGGCCTATCAGAACGTGTTCGGACAGAGCCTGGTCAAGGAAGCCGAGAAGGACGAGAAGATCGTCGGCATCACCGCCGCGATGCCCTCGGGCACCGGCATCGACATCTTCGCCAAGGCCTTCCCGAAGCGCACCTTTGACGTCGGCATCGCCGAGCAGCACGCGGTGACCTTCGCCGCCGGTCTCGCCGCCGAGGGCTACAAGCCGTTCTGCGCGATCTACTCGACCTTCCTGCAGCGCGGCTACGACCAGATCGTCCACGACGTCTGCATCCAGTCGCTGCCGGTCCGCTTCGCGATCGACCGCGCCGGCCTGGTCGGCGCCGACGGCGCCACCCATGCCGGTTCGTTCGACAACGCCTATCTCGGCTGCCTGCCGAACATGGTGATCATGGCGGCCTCCGATGAGGCCGAGCTGGTGCACATGGTGGCGACGCAGGTCGCGATCGACGATCGTCCGAGTTCGGTGCGCTATCCCCGCGGCGAAGGCCGCGGCGTCGAGATGCCGGAAGTCGGTGTGGCCCTTCCGATCGGCAAGGGCCGCATGATCCGCCAGGGTAAGCAGGTCGCGCTGCTCTCCTTCGGCACCCGCCTCGCCGAGTGCGAGAAGGCGGCCGACGAACTCGCCGCTCATGGTCTCTCCGCTTCGATCGCCGATGCGCGCTTCATGAAGCCGCTCGACGAGGAGCTGGTGCTGAAGCTGGCACGCGACCACGAGATCCTGATCACCATCGAGGAAGGCTCGATCGGCGGCTTCGGCTCGCATGTGATGCAGTACCTGGCCGACCAGGGCATGCTCGACGGCGGCCTGAAGATGCGCTCGATGGTACTGCCCGACGAGTTCCAGGACCACGACACGCCGGCGGCGATGTACGCCCGCGCCGGCCTCGACGCCAAGGGCATCGTCCGCAAGGTGTTCGAGGTGCTCGGCAAGGACTACGCCGCAGAGGCCGTCAAGCTCGCCTGA
- a CDS encoding septal ring lytic transglycosylase RlpA family protein, with protein sequence MRIIDRTERPGQREALMVVGQGGTRELASRILRLTLVGAAAATVAACAQSSAVRQARLTTPTRQAAVEFRSQPQRVETASDSVVRVRHAEPSQSPLQTASSGLASYYSEGHKTASGERFDPSELTAAHRSLPFGTRLQVTNVRTGRSVVVRVNDRGPFVQGRVVDVSYSAAQALGMVNTGVAPVKVSVVR encoded by the coding sequence ATGCGTATCATCGACCGGACAGAACGTCCCGGGCAGCGCGAAGCTCTGATGGTGGTGGGGCAGGGCGGCACCCGAGAGCTCGCCAGCCGGATCCTGAGGCTCACGCTGGTGGGCGCGGCAGCCGCGACGGTCGCCGCCTGCGCGCAATCATCGGCGGTCCGGCAGGCCCGTCTGACAACGCCCACGAGGCAGGCCGCCGTTGAATTCCGGTCCCAGCCGCAGCGTGTGGAGACGGCGTCGGACTCTGTGGTCCGCGTCCGCCATGCCGAGCCCAGCCAGTCGCCGCTGCAGACGGCATCATCCGGTCTCGCCAGCTATTATTCCGAAGGACACAAGACCGCGAGCGGCGAGCGCTTCGATCCCTCCGAGCTGACGGCCGCGCATCGCAGCCTGCCGTTCGGCACGCGCCTCCAGGTTACCAACGTCAGGACCGGCCGCTCCGTGGTGGTCCGCGTCAACGACCGCGGCCCATTCGTGCAGGGCCGCGTGGTCGACGTCTCCTACTCCGCCGCCCAGGCGCTCGGCATGGTCAACACCGGCGTCGCGCCTGTGAAGGTCAGCGTAGTACGGTAA